The sequence below is a genomic window from Nostoc flagelliforme CCNUN1.
GGTAATCCAATTTAAGGAATACCAAGAAAGGCAACAACAGGATAATGTTGTTGTTCCTATAGATTTTGAGAAACTTTCCATTTGGCGACGCAATCAAGATGCTACTCGCTACTGCCAAATACCTCCCATCTACGATGAAGCGACTGGAGTTGAAGTACAACAGCAAATGGACACAGAAGGAATAACTGCCCAGAAAGTCGTTAGCAGAGCGATCGCATTATCAAAAGTTCCCCGGTTGCTTTTAGAAATAATGGCATCTGTGGGCGAGAAATTAGTAAATGTGTGTAAATCATTAGAAGAGGGTCTGCAAAAGCCTAATAACCAAAAACAGACACAAAAAATTGATACTACCAAACCCAGTAGCGTTCCTGAAACAGACAGTATTCCTGAACACGAGTTTCAACACTTGAAAGAACAAGGTATTTACCTCAATCGAGCTGTGGCAGACAAACTTTGGCTCAAACACAGCAGTGAGTTTGCAGATGCGATCGCATATGTGTTGAGCAAGGATAAGGTCAAAGATAAAGCGGCATACTTCCGTAAGTGTCTGGAACAGGGATGGCTGAAAGATAGTAAATCTCAAAGGCGAGACCCTTACGAGCTGAATGAAGAACAGAAACAATGGTATGAGTGGGCTTCATCCTGTGGATTATGCGATGGGCGACCAATTAGGCATTGCTGCTTAATGAACGGTGAAGTTGCAATTGTTGTTTTTGAACCAGAGCTTAAATGTCATACACCCATGCCACTTTCAAGAGCAATGCAGAAGTATCCATATTTACAGTTAGAGGGTGTTTGAAAAGGGTCGGCTTGGTATTGAGCCGAGATGCGCGACGTGAAAGTTGTGCGTAGAGGGAATGCCACTAAGTTAAGCTGAAGAGTATGCAGCGTAAGGATTGCAGAGAGGCAGGGGTGCAGGGGTGCAGAGGGGAATTTCTAAATACCCGAACGCAATGCCTAAAACTTCTTCTTTCTCCCCTGCTCCTCCGCTCCTCTGCACCCCTGCTGCCTCAACGATTTTCTCTTTTCTTAGTGCCATTCGTGCGTAGAGGCAGTAGTCTACTTGTTAACTTTGAGGTTCAACAGCCCTACGTTACCCCAAGCCAATTACTTCTGGCAATCGATCAAGTAATTCCATCTCAGACTATAACGAAGGCAATTATCAGTACTTCTTCTGTTGAGCAACGACAACGAATACTTCCGACTCATGTAATTGTGGCTTTGGTAATAGCCATGAGTTTTTGGTCATCGGACTCCGTTGTATCAGTGTTCAAAAATCTAATTCATGGTTTGGCCTGTTTCCGTATACCGGAATTAATACGTTTTAAAACACCAACTTCTTCATGAATTACCGAAGCAAGGCAACGAACCGAGCAGTATTGGAACCTTAATGTGGTTTCAAAATCGGCTTGTTTGCAGTTTCATGTCCCGATGTTTGCAGTTCGCTACATATAGCCAGCAATTACACGTAATGGCTCTTGTGTAGAATGTGATCGCTAATTAAATATGTTGTTCTTTAGTGCCACCATCGTGCCACATCCTGGATAGCACAATTAACGGATGCTATTGCCGCATCATTACCTAATGCAAAAATAACTGGAACTAACTTCTCTATGTCTGCTAGTAAATTTTGACGAGTACGCAGAGATAACTCATGAAGTATCTGTTTCCAGAATGAAAAAAGCTGATCTGTTGGTATCCTTGATAAAAGGATAGCTAAGGCGGATAGGGCGTCGGCGCGATACTCCTCATCCTGAATCAGTTTGGCGGCAGCCAGTGCTTCCGGTAATAATTCTGGTGGCAGTTTGTCTACTAAGGCGAATAGTGCTTCGGGGAAACTCTCCTCATCCTGTATCTGTTTGGCGGCTACCAGTATTTCCAGTAATAATTCTGATGGCAGTTTGTCTACTAAGGCGAATAGTGCTTCGATGGCACGACTCTCCTCATTCTGTATCTGTCTGGCGGCAGCCAGTGCTTCCGGTAATAGTTCTGGCCGTTTGTCTACTAAGGCGAATAGTGCTTCGGCGCGATGTCTCTCATCCTGAATCAGTTTGGCGGCAGCCAGTGCTTTTTCCAACGCTAGTTTTTCGAGGTTTGGTGGTAAATGATTGGCAAGCGCTGTCAGTGAATCAGCTTTTTGAGATGGATTTGAACTTTGCAGGGCATAAGCTAGTCCTTGATTAGGAGTCCATACCTTTTTATTAACTAGTGCAATCAGTAGATCGTTGGGTAGATTGGCAACCAAACTGTTTAAGGATGCTGTTATCAGGGCATAAAAGCACTGTAAATAAATTGAGTTGGAGGAGTTTTCCGTGTACATATCCTCGGCTAATCGCCAAGCACGAGCAACATCTGTAACAAAAATCCCATTCTGTCCTAAGCGATCGCACGCTTCATACCAGCCATTGTGTCCCTTCTCTGTTTCTTCTTCAAATAGTTGGTGCAGGTCTTCTACTCTTTGAGCTTGTTCCAAATGCCAACTCAGATTTGCGTAAATATAACCATCATCTTCTAAGGTGTGCCACAAACCGGATGTAGTTTTGTTTTGATATCGCTCTAATAGCTGGGAATGGGCTTCTGCTAATTTTAGTCCTAATCCTGGTAATTCATGTGGCTGATAGGGAGATGGTTCACTTACGAGGCTTCGCTTTGCCATATCATGCATTAAGTCATGCAATCTGTAGGTTTGTTGCTCGTTGAGGGTTATTCCTGGTAGTACTAATGCTTTGGTTTTGAAGGAACGTAAGGTTGTTAATGCCTGCCGGGGAGTGATGGCCCACAGCGTTGCTGCCATTGCTGGAGTAATATTTACATCTTCTGGCAATACCCCAAACCAAGCAAATTGCTGCAACATTTCTGGGGTTAAAGACCGTAAGCTAAGATTGAAGGAAGCAATTAAGCTATAATGTTTGCGTTTTTCTTCAGTACTGTATTTTTCTAACCCTGGTAAATCCAGTGTTTCTAAATAGGCGATATCTTTCTGTAAATCCTCTAGAAGTTCTGTCCAGGTTACTCCTTCTGCTACTTGGGATGCAGCTAAATCCAGTGCTAATGGTAAATAACCGACTGTAGCCGCTAACTCTTGGGCTAAGTGTCGTTCTTCCAGTTTAAGTGAGCTACAAGATTTTTCCAGCAATTTTATTGATTCATCTGGAGTCAATACATCTAATTTATAGGCAGTTGCACCCTTGATTACAGCTTCCCGCGTTGTGACAAGGACTCGACAATCTGAACCTCCGACGCGAAAAGGTTCTACATGTTCTGGATTCCAAGCATCATCAACCACCAGCAGTGCTTTTTTGTCGTAAAGCAATGTCTGCAATTGCGTGGAAGCATCATATACAGTTATGGGTTTGTAGTTATCATCCTGGAGTTTAGACTAAAAGCGATATGAGAGACGCAAACCAAATGGAATTAGAGGTTAAAAATATTATCTTGTCAGCCTCAAAGCATCCGCGACCTTGAACAATTATTGTGTAGTATGCTTGCTGACAAAATAATACAATAATGATAATCATGGAAATAGTGGGAGAGAAACGAGCGACGCTCGTTTCTATCCCACCCCCCCTTATTCGATTATCATTATCAGATAAAGATTAGATAATGATCAAGAAAAAAGGGGTGTCTGATTGAATACAGTCCCCCTTTTGGTAGAAGGTGAGAAAAGAACTACCATTACTCACCTACCAACATGATTTGTGCCAGACTGGAAGAGTTTCGTCAAGTAGCCTACAAATATTTAGGTAGAGCCAAAGACGCGACCTTTGAATTAACAGATGCCATATTACTGACCCGTAATGTTTATTCCTTAGCAGACTTATCCTTATCACCAGTATTTAGACGTAAGTGGCCAAGCATCTATGAAGCCTTACAAGATAGCAGACCGCAGCGACAGAAATTGATGCAATTATACATCAAACAGATACCAGCAGAGGGACGACCGTTGTTAGCAGGAGATCACACAAACTGGTCACGCCCGGATGCGGTAACGTTGCAAGAGAGAACTTATGAGCATAGTGGCACATCCATAGCGGGAAATAAACCGATTACAATTGGTCAGGGATATAGCACAATTGCTTGGATACCAGAGGATTCAGGCAGTTGGGCACTACCTTTAAGACATGAACGGATCACAAGCGGGGAAAGTCCAATCCAAAAAGCGATTTGGCAACTAAAACAGGTGTGTAAGCATACAAGTGTTAGACCGATTTCAGTTTGGGACAGTGAGTATGGCTGTGCGCCTTTTGTCTTAAAGACTAGTAGTATTCCAGTAGATATTTTGGTAAGATTGCGTTCAAATCTTTGTTTATGGGGTGAGCCTGAAGCTTATTCGGGTAAAGGACGACCCAAGAAACACGGGTCTAAATTTAAACGTAAATGTTCCCACAACATGGAGTGAGGCCGCATCTGTCTTCGAGGTAGATGATCCGAAACTACACCAAGTACGGGTTAGCCTGTGGAAAAATCTACATTTTCGTAAAGCAGCAGCACGTCCGATGTCACTGCTCACAGTTGAACGTCTTGATGAACAGGGTAATCAACGAGTATCGAAACCTTTGTGGTTAGCTTGGATAGGAGAAGAAATGCCTCCAATAGAAGAAGTTTGGCGGCTTTACTTGCGTCGCTTTACTATTGACCACTGGTATCGCTTTTTAATCTTCGTCTACATTGGACTGTTCCCAAGCTAGGCACTCCTAAACAATGCGAACGGTGGAGTGACTTAATGCCTTTCATGACTTGGGAATTGTGGTTAGCTCGTGATATTGTTACTGACAATCCAATACCAAGGGCAGAAGTCTGTTGATAAATTCACCCCTGGAAGAGTTGCGATAAGCGTTGGGTGGAGTTTTCGCGGTGATTGGCACTCCTACAAGAGCACCCAAACCTCGCGGAAAGTCCCCTGGTTGGGAACCAGGAAAAAAGCGTCACCGTAAAAACCGATACCCCATTGTTAAAAAAACAGTAACACCACCACTTAAAGAACCATCAATTGCTGTTTAATATTCAAGATTATTCATAATTTCACTACGTCTCTGATTAACTCTGCCCTGCTGAGTCGTTTTGCATGCCTTAGTCTAAACTCCAGTAAAGTAGAGAAGCAAATTTAGGACGTATTGTAGATATGTGGTTGGCATGGAGGTGAAGGCTAATCGAGTACTGGTTGCTCTCTCCTAGTCCTTTCTGTTTAGATGTCGTTTAACGTGTATTAGGCGTGACCAGTGGACATACTGGACACGTCCACTGGACAAGACACAGCAATTGGAGAAATGATTCAGCTAGTAGAGGCGATCGCCCGTCACCTCCGCCCTGCCGAGCGATTACAGCACCTTAAAAAGCTTCGCCGATTTAAGCGAATCCTCAATTTTCGGGTCAACCTTTTAGCTGGGTTGGTTGCTTACAACCACTAGTAGTCTGCCAAGGCAACTTTGCGGGGTTTATGGTAAGAAAATCAAGTTCTTTCTCCCCTGCTTCCCCTGCCTCCCCTGCCTGCCTTCACCCGTCAAAATTGGGTTGATCGAGTACTAGTACTCTGTCAACTCAAAAATGCTAGGTGAGACAGGTTTTTGGTAAGCTAATTGAAGTATTGGCTACAGTTAGCATCATGGCAAAGAAGTATACAGTAAATTTGAGTAATGAAGAAGTAGAAAAACTGCGATCGCTAATCAAAACAGGTAAGAGTAAAGCAAGAACTATTACTCGTGCCCACATTCTTCTGATGGCTTCTGAGGGCGAAACTGATGCCACGATCGCAGATAGACTACGAGTCAGCGTCTCGACAGTTGAGCGCACCCGCGCCAAGTTGATCAAAAGTGGAATTGAGGGCACACTTAATGACCGTCCTCATCCACCCAAACCACGGAAGCTTGATGGTTTTAAAGAAGCATTTTTGATTGCTACAGCTTGTTCAAAACCCCCGAATGGACGCACACGATGGACACTGAAGCTTTTAGCAGACCGGATAGTGAGAATAGAAATTGTGGATTCTATTAGTTATGAAACTGTGCGTTCCTATTTAAAAAAAACGATGTCAAACCGTGGTTAAAAGAACAGTGGTGTATCCCCAAGGTGGATGCCGAGTATGTTTTACGGATGGAAGACTTGTTAGATTTATACGGCGAAGCTTACGATCCAAAACGTCCGGTAGTCTGTTTTGATGAATGTCCGTATCAATTGTTAGAAGACGTTAGAGAACCATTACCAGCCGAGCCAGAACAACCTCTTCGTTATGATTACGAGTATAAAAGAAAGGGTAGTGTCAATATATTTGCTTTTTTTCAACCCTTAGCGGGTTGGCGACATCTGGAAGTGACACAACAGAGGACAAAAGTGGATTTTGCTCTTCAAATGAAGAATTTGGTAGA
It includes:
- a CDS encoding helix-turn-helix domain-containing protein — its product is MIASERDAQTQKVESSAEVTLSLPFIPAWLDDYGLNPPEFRVYAHIARRAGKTGKCWESVVNIAKACRLCRNLTLKALHSLTEKYRLLIRNKREGETYEYSLAPQSEWAPPVPPEDRCLSRTKREKAPTDPSLQGTGSDTLEEHQPVAGEDTKVIQFKEYQERQQQDNVVVPIDFEKLSIWRRNQDATRYCQIPPIYDEATGVEVQQQMDTEGITAQKVVSRAIALSKVPRLLLEIMASVGEKLVNVCKSLEEGLQKPNNQKQTQKIDTTKPSSVPETDSIPEHEFQHLKEQGIYLNRAVADKLWLKHSSEFADAIAYVLSKDKVKDKAAYFRKCLEQGWLKDSKSQRRDPYELNEEQKQWYEWASSCGLCDGRPIRHCCLMNGEVAIVVFEPELKCHTPMPLSRAMQKYPYLQLEGV
- a CDS encoding transposase domain-containing protein, with the protein product MRRGSSLLVNFEVQQPYVTPSQLLLAIDQVIPSQTITKAIISTSSVEQRQRILPTHVIVALVIAMSFWSSDSVVSVFKNLIHGLACFRIPELIRFKTPTSS
- a CDS encoding NB-ARC domain-containing protein, translated to MTVYDASTQLQTLLYDKKALLVVDDAWNPEHVEPFRVGGSDCRVLVTTREAVIKGATAYKLDVLTPDESIKLLEKSCSSLKLEERHLAQELAATVGYLPLALDLAASQVAEGVTWTELLEDLQKDIAYLETLDLPGLEKYSTEEKRKHYSLIASFNLSLRSLTPEMLQQFAWFGVLPEDVNITPAMAATLWAITPRQALTTLRSFKTKALVLPGITLNEQQTYRLHDLMHDMAKRSLVSEPSPYQPHELPGLGLKLAEAHSQLLERYQNKTTSGLWHTLEDDGYIYANLSWHLEQAQRVEDLHQLFEEETEKGHNGWYEACDRLGQNGIFVTDVARAWRLAEDMYTENSSNSIYLQCFYALITASLNSLVANLPNDLLIALVNKKVWTPNQGLAYALQSSNPSQKADSLTALANHLPPNLEKLALEKALAAAKLIQDERHRAEALFALVDKRPELLPEALAAARQIQNEESRAIEALFALVDKLPSELLLEILVAAKQIQDEESFPEALFALVDKLPPELLPEALAAAKLIQDEEYRADALSALAILLSRIPTDQLFSFWKQILHELSLRTRQNLLADIEKLVPVIFALGNDAAIASVNCAIQDVARWWH
- a CDS encoding IS630 family transposase (programmed frameshift); translated protein: MAKKYTVNLSNEEVEKLRSLIKTGKSKARTITRAHILLMASEGETDATIADRLRVSVSTVERTRAKLIKSGIEGTLNDRPHPPKPRKLDGFKEAFLIATACSKPPNGRTRWTLKLLADRIVRIEIVDSISYETVRSYLKKNDVKPWLKEQWCIPKVDAEYVLRMEDLLDLYGEAYDPKRPVVCFDECPYQLLEDVREPLPAEPEQPLRYDYEYKRKGSVNIFAFFQPLAGWRHLEVTQQRTKVDFALQMKNLVDIYHRDADVIRLVVDNLNTHNPASLYEVFSPEEARRIVQKLEFHYTPKHASWLNQVEIEFSVLSRQCLERRIKDVQTLSSEIATWEQQRNDASASVNWRFKTTDARRKMERLYPTMSPSKVELTEY